A part of Deinococcus sp. KNUC1210 genomic DNA contains:
- a CDS encoding phytanoyl-CoA dioxygenase family protein → MTTLEQKSEATQPQYDVASIMGAIYGDGITGLKGAFSREWIAQLGEDIAGLYPAALARPGGAVGRGTNRHYVEIHPEDIRGFRELVSHPWIHAVCESVLGPEYKFVEIGFDVPNPGAKDQPWHRDFRVGEETLLRRRLDSLAFNITTVDVEEDMGPFEIAPGTQWDDPSSFDHGMFPPSSLYPRYEARAQRKYPKMGDVSVRSALTIHRGTANRSQKARPVLVLGVDAPGAGHDEWHDFQITRAYYETLPQSVRDHLLCRLVDTLEPIVQGHTIEGLMMGDA, encoded by the coding sequence ATGACCACCCTGGAACAGAAATCCGAAGCGACACAGCCGCAATACGACGTTGCCAGCATCATGGGGGCCATCTACGGCGACGGCATCACCGGCCTGAAAGGAGCCTTTTCCCGCGAGTGGATCGCCCAGCTCGGTGAGGATATCGCCGGGCTGTATCCGGCGGCCCTCGCCCGGCCCGGCGGCGCAGTGGGGCGCGGCACCAACCGCCACTACGTCGAGATTCATCCCGAAGACATTCGCGGCTTCAGGGAACTGGTGTCGCATCCCTGGATTCACGCGGTCTGCGAAAGCGTGCTGGGGCCGGAGTACAAGTTCGTGGAGATCGGCTTCGACGTGCCCAATCCCGGCGCGAAGGATCAGCCGTGGCACCGTGATTTCCGGGTCGGAGAAGAGACGCTGCTGCGCCGCCGCCTCGACTCGCTGGCCTTCAACATCACCACCGTCGATGTCGAGGAAGACATGGGGCCGTTCGAGATCGCGCCCGGAACCCAGTGGGACGACCCCAGCAGCTTCGATCACGGCATGTTTCCGCCCAGCTCGCTGTATCCGCGCTACGAGGCCCGCGCCCAGCGCAAATATCCGAAGATGGGAGACGTGTCGGTCCGGTCTGCCCTGACGATTCACCGGGGAACGGCCAACCGTTCGCAGAAGGCGCGTCCGGTGCTCGTGCTGGGCGTCGATGCGCCGGGGGCGGGCCACGACGAATGGCACGACTTCCAGATCACGCGTGCCTACTACGAGACGCTGCCGCAGTCGGTGCGCGACCATTTGCTCTGCCGACTGGTCGATACGCTGGAACCCATCGTGCAGGGCCACACCATCGAGGGCCTGATGATGGGCGACGCCTGA
- a CDS encoding ABC transporter permease: MLSTARTPSRLLARVSSFGVLAALILLIVFGALRYTGFLSEYNFSTFLRYNSMFGLISLGMCFVIVTGGIDLSVGSVVAMGSVVAALLSPHGALLAVLGAVASGALVGLLNGLIITRLNIQPFITTLATLLGARGMALLLANNQGGVGVDSSNTVFAWLGQGNLFGTQWLPVPGVLMVLAFVVGGVVLRSTSFGRHALAIGGGEDASKLMGLNVARVKLGVYVLSGALAGLAGLILAAQLGAGQPTEGLGWELSAIASVVVGGTLLTGGTGSVWSSLVGAMLLGLIFNILNFENGKGIISLSPYWQSVIRGAFLLLVVVLQSRLSSRAAGEEP, from the coding sequence ATGCTTTCGACTGCCCGCACCCCCTCGCGCCTGCTGGCCCGCGTCAGCAGTTTTGGCGTGCTGGCCGCGCTGATTCTGCTGATCGTCTTCGGAGCGCTGCGCTACACCGGTTTTCTCAGCGAATACAACTTCTCGACCTTCCTGCGGTACAACTCGATGTTCGGGCTGATCTCGCTGGGCATGTGCTTTGTGATCGTGACCGGGGGCATCGACCTGTCGGTGGGCAGCGTGGTGGCGATGGGCAGCGTGGTCGCCGCTCTGCTCAGCCCGCACGGAGCGCTGCTGGCGGTGCTGGGCGCGGTGGCGTCGGGCGCTCTGGTCGGTCTGCTCAACGGCCTGATCATCACACGGCTGAACATCCAGCCCTTCATCACCACGCTCGCCACGCTGCTGGGCGCACGCGGCATGGCCCTGCTGCTCGCCAACAATCAGGGCGGCGTGGGAGTCGATTCCAGCAACACGGTGTTCGCGTGGCTGGGTCAGGGCAATCTCTTCGGAACCCAGTGGCTGCCGGTGCCGGGCGTGCTGATGGTGCTGGCCTTCGTCGTGGGCGGCGTGGTGCTGCGTTCCACGTCCTTCGGGCGGCACGCACTGGCGATTGGCGGCGGCGAGGACGCGAGCAAGCTGATGGGCCTGAATGTGGCCCGCGTCAAGCTGGGCGTGTATGTGCTGTCGGGAGCGCTGGCCGGACTGGCGGGCCTGATTCTGGCCGCACAGCTCGGAGCCGGGCAGCCCACCGAGGGCCTCGGCTGGGAACTGTCGGCCATCGCCAGCGTGGTGGTCGGCGGCACCCTCCTGACCGGCGGCACGGGCAGCGTGTGGTCGAGTCTGGTCGGGGCGATGCTGCTGGGACTCATCTTCAACATCCTGAATTTCGAGAACGGCAAGGGCATCATCTCGCTGTCTCCGTACTGGCAGAGTGTGATTCGCGGGGCGTTCCTGCTGTTGGTGGTGGTGCTTCAGAGCCGCCTGAGCAGCCGTGCAGCAGGCGAGGAACCCTAG
- a CDS encoding ABC transporter permease, with the protein MLAVLLLFNAVFTPHFLSVQTLNVNLTQVATIIIVAMGMTLVIATGGVDLSVGSLMAISGVLAPLIFLNTAFAHSAWLGVALALIVPVLVTAAFGLLNGLFVTGLRLQPIVATLVLYIAGRGIAQVITGGQLQSFTRPDFGYIGLGRPFGIPFQVLLMLVVVAITYWVVRRTVFGRYLLAVGGNETAARLSGIPVARVKWAVYAISGLLAGVAGLIVIAINSSSDANQVGQGMELDAIAAVAVGGTLLSGGRAQVLGTLLGALIIQLIRYTLLAKGVPDAAALVVKAGIIVAAVALQQRRRRE; encoded by the coding sequence ATGCTGGCGGTGCTGCTGCTGTTCAATGCCGTCTTCACGCCGCATTTCCTGAGCGTGCAGACCCTGAACGTCAATCTGACGCAGGTAGCGACCATCATCATCGTGGCGATGGGCATGACGCTGGTGATCGCCACGGGCGGCGTCGATCTGTCGGTTGGATCGCTGATGGCGATCAGCGGCGTACTCGCGCCCCTGATCTTTCTGAATACGGCGTTCGCGCATTCGGCGTGGCTGGGTGTGGCGCTGGCATTGATCGTGCCAGTGCTGGTCACGGCGGCGTTCGGTCTGCTCAACGGCCTGTTCGTCACGGGGCTGCGGCTGCAACCCATCGTGGCGACGCTGGTGCTGTATATCGCCGGGCGGGGAATCGCACAGGTCATCACGGGGGGACAGCTACAGAGCTTTACGCGGCCCGACTTCGGCTATATCGGGCTGGGGCGGCCTTTTGGCATTCCGTTTCAGGTGCTGCTGATGCTGGTGGTGGTGGCGATCACCTACTGGGTGGTGCGGCGCACGGTGTTCGGACGGTACCTGCTGGCTGTCGGCGGCAACGAGACGGCGGCGCGGCTGTCGGGCATTCCGGTGGCCCGCGTGAAATGGGCGGTCTATGCCATCAGCGGCCTGCTGGCGGGTGTGGCGGGCCTGATCGTGATCGCGATCAATTCCAGCAGCGACGCCAATCAGGTCGGACAGGGCATGGAACTCGACGCCATCGCCGCCGTCGCGGTGGGCGGCACGCTGCTGAGCGGTGGACGGGCGCAGGTGCTCGGGACGCTGCTGGGCGCACTCATCATCCAGCTCATCCGGTACACGCTGCTTGCCAAGGGCGTGCCCGACGCCGCCGCACTGGTGGTCAAGGCGGGCATCATCGTCGCGGCCGTGGCGCTCCAGCAGCGCCGCAGGAGGGAATAA
- a CDS encoding sugar ABC transporter ATP-binding protein → MQGIQKAFAGVRALDNASLSVGTGEVHALIGQNGAGKSTLIKVLTGAYRRDGGTITFAGESVEFASPLAAQQGGIATIYQEVNLVPLRTVAENIFLGREPKKWGLIQWRSMNTQAVQLLSELGISIDVTQPLGVYSTAVQQMVALARAASIRARLLIMDEPTSSLNEREVATLFNVIRGLKSRGVSVIFVSHRLDELYAVCDRITVMRDGRTVYAGNMADITRLQLVEQMLGRSVRSEGAQTGFVRGEGSGNGTTLLSAQNIVRGTRLQGASVEVGTGEVVGLAGLLGSGRSELARIIFGADQPDSGSIQLGGQSVALRSPADAIRAGLGFCSEDRKAEGIVPELSVRENLTLALLPRLARAGVVDTARQAEIVDQFIARLGIKTSDPEQPIRELSGGNQQKVLLARWLAMNPRLLILDEPTRGIDVGAKAEIQHLIGELAAGGLGVLMISSELEELIEGCHRVSVLRDGQTVAQLSEGQISEAQLLHAMAQGSAQDTVDTALTAAGTGA, encoded by the coding sequence ATGCAGGGCATTCAGAAGGCGTTTGCCGGGGTCAGGGCACTCGACAACGCCTCGCTGAGTGTCGGAACAGGCGAGGTTCACGCGCTGATCGGACAGAACGGCGCGGGCAAGAGCACGCTGATCAAGGTGCTGACCGGCGCATACCGGCGCGACGGCGGCACCATCACCTTCGCGGGGGAAAGTGTGGAGTTCGCGTCTCCGCTGGCCGCCCAGCAGGGAGGCATTGCCACCATCTATCAGGAAGTGAATCTGGTTCCGCTGCGAACGGTGGCCGAAAACATTTTTCTGGGACGCGAGCCGAAAAAATGGGGCCTGATCCAGTGGCGCAGTATGAATACACAGGCGGTTCAGCTGCTCTCTGAACTGGGCATCAGCATCGATGTGACGCAGCCGCTGGGTGTGTACAGCACCGCCGTTCAGCAGATGGTGGCGCTGGCGCGGGCGGCCTCGATTCGGGCGCGGCTGCTCATCATGGACGAGCCGACGAGCAGCCTGAACGAACGCGAGGTCGCCACGCTCTTCAACGTGATCCGGGGCCTGAAGAGCCGGGGCGTGTCGGTGATCTTCGTGTCGCACCGCCTGGACGAGCTGTACGCTGTGTGTGACCGCATCACGGTCATGCGCGACGGACGCACGGTGTATGCCGGAAACATGGCAGACATCACCCGGCTTCAGCTGGTCGAGCAGATGCTGGGCCGCAGCGTCCGGAGCGAGGGCGCACAGACCGGTTTCGTGCGTGGGGAGGGCAGCGGCAACGGCACCACGCTGCTGAGCGCCCAGAACATCGTGCGCGGTACCCGGCTTCAGGGCGCGTCGGTGGAGGTCGGGACCGGAGAAGTGGTCGGCCTGGCCGGACTGCTGGGCAGTGGCCGCAGCGAACTGGCCCGCATCATCTTCGGGGCAGATCAGCCCGACAGCGGTTCCATTCAGCTCGGCGGGCAGAGTGTTGCGCTGCGGAGTCCTGCCGACGCCATCCGGGCCGGGCTGGGCTTTTGCAGCGAAGACCGCAAGGCCGAGGGCATCGTGCCCGAGCTGAGCGTGCGCGAAAATCTGACGCTGGCGCTGCTGCCCCGGCTCGCCCGTGCGGGTGTGGTCGATACCGCCCGGCAGGCCGAGATCGTCGATCAGTTCATCGCGCGGCTGGGCATCAAGACCAGCGACCCCGAACAGCCGATCAGAGAGCTGTCGGGCGGTAACCAGCAGAAGGTGTTGCTGGCCCGCTGGCTCGCCATGAATCCCAGGCTGCTGATTCTGGATGAACCCACACGCGGCATCGACGTGGGCGCGAAGGCCGAGATTCAGCACCTGATCGGAGAACTGGCGGCAGGGGGGCTGGGCGTCCTGATGATTTCCAGCGAACTCGAAGAACTGATCGAGGGCTGCCACCGCGTCTCGGTGCTGCGCGACGGCCAGACGGTGGCACAGCTCTCGGAAGGGCAGATTTCGGAGGCGCAGCTGCTGCACGCCATGGCGCAGGGATCGGCCCAGGACACCGTGGACACGGCGTTGACGGCTGCGGGAACGGGCGCATGA
- a CDS encoding ABC transporter substrate-binding protein: MKRRGQVGRAQVGMVALALVTGTVLAQGMLPKLAVKPTYRVGFAQTESNNPWRLAQTKSMQDEAKRLGYQLVYTDAAGSTAKQVADVRSMIAQKVDAIFLSPREDKPLAPVVREARDAGIPVILLDRNIDPALSKAGADYVTFIGSDFILEGQRVANWLIKNNAGKKNIIELEGTTGASPANDRKKGFDDTIKKAGGFRILASQSGNFARDTGRQVAETLLQAHPDANVIYAHNDEMAIGAISALEAAGKKPGKDVLVLSIDGEREGVQNVANGKINYDVECNPRFGPAAFRTLQGYAKGTKYPAKIINADRDYTLATAKSGLAGSY, translated from the coding sequence ATGAAACGAAGAGGACAGGTTGGCAGAGCACAGGTCGGGATGGTCGCGCTCGCGCTGGTAACCGGGACGGTGTTGGCACAGGGGATGTTGCCCAAACTGGCCGTCAAACCGACGTACCGCGTGGGCTTCGCACAGACCGAGAGCAACAATCCCTGGCGACTGGCTCAGACCAAGAGCATGCAGGACGAGGCCAAACGGCTCGGCTATCAGCTGGTGTACACCGATGCGGCGGGTTCGACCGCCAAGCAGGTCGCTGACGTTCGCAGCATGATCGCGCAGAAAGTCGATGCCATCTTCCTTTCGCCGCGTGAAGACAAGCCGCTGGCTCCGGTGGTCAGAGAAGCGCGGGACGCTGGGATTCCAGTCATTCTGCTCGACCGCAACATTGACCCGGCTCTGTCGAAGGCCGGAGCCGACTACGTGACCTTCATCGGCTCGGATTTCATTCTGGAAGGGCAACGGGTCGCCAACTGGCTGATCAAGAACAACGCGGGCAAGAAAAACATCATCGAGCTGGAAGGCACCACCGGGGCCAGCCCCGCCAACGACCGCAAGAAGGGATTCGACGACACCATCAAGAAGGCGGGAGGATTCAGGATTCTGGCCAGCCAGAGCGGGAATTTCGCCCGTGATACGGGTCGTCAGGTGGCCGAGACGCTGCTTCAGGCGCACCCCGACGCCAACGTGATCTATGCCCATAACGACGAGATGGCAATCGGCGCGATCTCGGCGCTGGAGGCGGCAGGCAAGAAGCCCGGCAAAGATGTGCTGGTGCTGTCGATTGACGGCGAGCGCGAGGGTGTGCAGAACGTCGCGAACGGCAAGATCAATTACGACGTGGAGTGCAATCCGCGCTTTGGCCCGGCGGCCTTCCGCACGCTCCAGGGCTATGCCAAGGGCACCAAATACCCGGCCAAGATCATCAATGCCGACCGCGATTACACCCTCGCGACAGCCAAATCGGGTCTGGCAGGCTCGTACTGA
- a CDS encoding transcriptional regulator, whose protein sequence is MPIAGSRTLVAEGQRALAVVRALDSETRLSMLSLLSHSPMNVSELTAAMQLPHSTVNFNLKLLEDAGLLEVQYMPGTRGRQKLISKRYEEILIKVPGAAVTAQPNIVEISMPIGNYRRSDVVPTCGLATESKLIGMIDDPRSFFEPEHVFAQIIWFRHGRLGYDFPNNLPHGAEASELEISLELCSEAPEHDMDWPSDITVWVNGVELGTWTSPADFGGVRGKITPLWWPINHSQYGVLKRFKINREGTFIDGKKSSDVPIDGLKLTDQHQIQVTVGVKDDARHKGGVNIFGRRFGNIEQDLLMRLWYEFREGERPYIIK, encoded by the coding sequence ATGCCAATCGCCGGAAGCAGAACACTAGTCGCGGAGGGTCAGCGGGCGCTGGCTGTCGTTCGGGCACTGGACAGTGAAACTCGGCTGTCGATGCTCAGTCTGCTGTCGCACAGTCCGATGAACGTTTCGGAACTGACGGCGGCGATGCAGCTTCCACATTCAACGGTGAATTTTAATCTGAAACTGCTGGAAGATGCCGGACTGCTGGAAGTGCAGTACATGCCCGGCACACGCGGGCGGCAAAAGCTCATCAGCAAGCGCTACGAGGAAATTCTGATCAAGGTACCGGGTGCGGCGGTCACGGCCCAGCCGAACATCGTGGAAATCTCGATGCCGATCGGAAACTATCGCCGCTCGGACGTGGTGCCGACCTGTGGTCTGGCGACCGAATCCAAGCTCATCGGCATGATCGACGATCCGCGTTCCTTCTTCGAGCCGGAGCACGTGTTTGCCCAGATCATCTGGTTTCGGCACGGCAGGCTCGGCTACGATTTTCCCAACAATCTGCCGCACGGAGCCGAGGCCTCCGAGCTGGAAATCTCGCTAGAACTGTGCTCGGAAGCGCCGGAACACGATATGGACTGGCCCTCCGACATCACGGTCTGGGTCAACGGCGTGGAGCTGGGCACCTGGACGAGTCCGGCAGATTTCGGAGGCGTGCGCGGCAAGATCACGCCGCTGTGGTGGCCGATCAATCACAGCCAGTACGGCGTGCTGAAGCGCTTCAAGATCAACCGCGAGGGCACCTTTATCGACGGCAAGAAATCGAGTGACGTGCCGATAGACGGCCTGAAACTGACCGATCAGCACCAGATTCAGGTCACGGTGGGCGTCAAGGACGATGCCCGGCATAAGGGCGGCGTCAACATCTTCGGGCGCAGGTTCGGCAACATCGAACAGGACCTGCTGATGCGGCTGTGGTACGAGTTCCGCGAGGGTGAGCGGCCCTACATCATCAAATAA
- a CDS encoding acyl carrier protein translates to MTDTMLDWTTLNTAGGKGQLFLALDPLTPQQRLTELTRYIEHQIAFIRQQGGADTDTSSTRSFLAIGFDSLMSVELLYCLQRDLGREIDPIALERETIDELASGIAAEVWGEA, encoded by the coding sequence ATGACCGATACCATGCTCGACTGGACGACTCTGAACACGGCGGGCGGCAAAGGCCAGCTCTTCCTCGCCCTCGACCCACTGACGCCCCAGCAGCGCCTGACCGAGTTGACGCGCTACATCGAACACCAGATCGCCTTCATCCGGCAGCAGGGCGGCGCAGACACCGACACCAGCAGCACCCGCAGCTTCCTCGCGATCGGCTTCGACTCGCTGATGAGCGTGGAACTGCTGTACTGCCTGCAACGTGACCTGGGCCGCGAGATCGACCCTATCGCCCTCGAACGCGAAACCATCGACGAACTGGCCTCGGGCATTGCCGCAGAGGTGTGGGGCGAGGCCTGA
- a CDS encoding 3-oxoacyl-ACP synthase III family protein: protein MTAAFSTGFSSRIEAVAVHLPSRTETNAELHAQVPEWNVLEAAKHTGVEVRHLSAPDETALDLAEQACLKLFADPAVQPETLDLLLFCTQTPDQRLPGNACLLHGRLKLPARVGALDINLACSGFVYSLIVANGLIESGAAQRVLIVTADTYTKLISPEDRSTRLLFSDGAAATLLTRSPGSSRVIGSAWGTDGSLSAAFCVPGGAARLPTPPEPLETVQDGPNRRTRDQIAMNGKTMLQFTYSMVPPHLQALAAAHGLTLDDVQHFLFHQASAMVLGGLQARLKLDDARLHRNLAATGNTVSASIPILLHDTLKAGHIRRGETLLLSGFGAGLSWASVLLVY, encoded by the coding sequence ATGACAGCGGCGTTCAGCACGGGTTTTTCCTCCAGAATCGAGGCGGTGGCGGTGCATCTGCCGTCCAGAACCGAGACCAACGCCGAACTGCACGCCCAGGTTCCCGAGTGGAACGTGCTGGAGGCGGCGAAACATACCGGCGTGGAGGTGCGCCATCTCAGCGCCCCCGACGAGACGGCGCTCGATCTGGCCGAGCAGGCCTGCCTGAAGCTGTTTGCCGATCCAGCCGTGCAGCCGGAAACGCTCGATCTGCTGCTGTTCTGCACCCAGACACCCGATCAGCGCCTGCCGGGAAACGCCTGTCTGCTGCACGGGCGGCTGAAATTGCCTGCTCGCGTCGGGGCGCTCGACATCAATCTGGCGTGTTCCGGCTTTGTCTACAGTCTGATCGTGGCAAACGGCCTGATCGAGTCGGGAGCGGCCCAGCGCGTGCTGATCGTGACCGCCGATACCTACACCAAACTCATTTCGCCGGAAGACCGCTCGACCCGGCTCCTCTTCTCGGACGGTGCGGCGGCCACGCTGCTGACGCGCTCACCTGGCTCCTCGCGGGTGATCGGCTCGGCATGGGGCACCGATGGCAGCCTGAGCGCAGCGTTCTGTGTGCCGGGCGGCGCGGCGCGTCTGCCCACGCCGCCAGAGCCGCTGGAAACGGTGCAGGACGGCCCCAACCGCCGCACCCGCGACCAGATCGCCATGAACGGGAAGACCATGTTGCAGTTCACGTACAGCATGGTTCCGCCGCATCTCCAGGCGCTTGCTGCCGCTCATGGCCTGACACTCGACGATGTTCAGCATTTCCTGTTTCATCAGGCGTCGGCGATGGTGCTGGGCGGATTGCAGGCCCGGCTGAAGCTCGACGATGCCCGGCTCCACCGCAATCTCGCCGCGACGGGCAATACCGTCTCGGCCTCGATTCCGATCCTGCTGCACGATACTCTGAAGGCGGGCCACATCCGGCGCGGTGAAACGCTGCTGCTCAGCGGCTTCGGCGCGGGCCTGTCGTGGGCCAGCGTGCTCCTCGTGTACTGA
- a CDS encoding coproporphyrinogen-III oxidase family protein: MPNLNTVPAARRYLETNLRQRQVNKVLHSFPSPRFWKDREHGPLDVRLPGTDAPSCELYVALPFCLVTQPSHCGYCLFPTEGYQNQDQLDVYLNALEREGEQYRERWQALAPRSIFIGGGTPNLLKVHQYPRLLNMIHGLLPSLPPGTPVTLEGIPQLFSRDKLLAMKDHGVTRISMGAQQLDAGLSRLSGRMQQPKHVFQAVEWAAELGLGCNVDLIYGWPQQTLAHMHRDLHDLMESGVQHITHYELNVGGATDFALNRRDELPPPELVREMYFGAAEQLAQGGYAQLTPSDFQKVDEGLSSGFIYEECRRSFDAHDVWAWGYAAISDFPGHHRSPEAGGWTFMNQRNLPGYYGQLGEGTLPVECGYARSPADLRLSLLFRNLQSLSVDRASYLRNFGRDVLEEFSPIWQACEELGLLVIGPEAIRLTPEGTYRVPLIQTALMQGRVEEITEAHFAQLKAAGRIGSGRSEPDGRAAP; this comes from the coding sequence ATGCCCAATCTGAACACTGTGCCCGCCGCCCGGCGCTATCTGGAAACCAATCTGCGTCAGCGGCAGGTCAACAAGGTGCTGCACAGTTTTCCGTCGCCGCGTTTCTGGAAGGACAGAGAGCATGGGCCGCTCGATGTGCGTCTGCCCGGCACCGACGCCCCGAGCTGCGAGCTGTATGTGGCGCTGCCCTTCTGTCTGGTCACGCAGCCCTCTCACTGCGGCTACTGCCTGTTTCCCACCGAGGGCTACCAGAATCAGGATCAGCTGGACGTGTACCTGAACGCGCTGGAGCGGGAGGGCGAGCAGTACCGCGAGCGCTGGCAGGCCCTCGCGCCGCGCAGCATCTTCATCGGCGGCGGAACGCCCAACCTGCTCAAAGTGCATCAGTATCCGCGCCTGCTGAACATGATTCACGGTCTGCTGCCCAGCCTGCCGCCCGGTACTCCGGTCACGCTCGAAGGCATTCCGCAACTCTTCAGCCGCGACAAACTGCTCGCCATGAAAGACCACGGCGTCACGCGCATCAGCATGGGAGCGCAACAGCTCGACGCGGGCCTCAGCCGCCTGAGCGGGCGAATGCAGCAGCCAAAACACGTGTTTCAGGCGGTGGAATGGGCCGCCGAGCTGGGTTTGGGCTGCAACGTCGATCTGATCTACGGCTGGCCGCAGCAGACGCTGGCCCACATGCACCGCGACCTGCACGACCTGATGGAAAGCGGCGTTCAGCACATCACGCATTACGAGCTGAACGTGGGCGGAGCCACCGACTTTGCGCTGAACCGCCGCGACGAGTTGCCCCCGCCGGAACTGGTGCGCGAGATGTACTTCGGGGCGGCAGAACAGCTGGCACAGGGCGGTTACGCGCAGCTCACGCCCTCCGATTTTCAGAAGGTGGATGAAGGACTGTCGTCCGGGTTCATCTACGAGGAGTGCCGCCGCAGCTTCGATGCCCACGATGTCTGGGCGTGGGGGTACGCGGCGATCAGCGATTTTCCGGGCCATCACCGCTCACCGGAAGCGGGCGGCTGGACGTTCATGAATCAGCGCAACCTGCCCGGCTATTACGGACAGCTCGGCGAGGGAACACTCCCCGTCGAATGCGGCTATGCCCGCAGTCCCGCCGATCTGAGGCTGTCGCTGCTGTTTCGCAATCTCCAGTCGCTGAGCGTGGACAGGGCGAGTTACCTCCGCAATTTCGGGCGCGACGTGCTGGAGGAGTTCTCTCCGATCTGGCAGGCCTGCGAGGAACTGGGGCTGCTCGTCATCGGCCCGGAGGCCATCCGGCTGACGCCCGAGGGCACTTACCGCGTGCCGCTCATCCAGACCGCGCTGATGCAGGGCCGGGTCGAAGAGATCACCGAGGCGCATTTCGCCCAGCTGAAGGCGGCGGGGCGCATCGGCTCGGGGCGCAGTGAACCGGACGGCAGGGCCGCTCCATGA
- a CDS encoding GNAT family N-acetyltransferase, whose protein sequence is MIEVRPFCGDPADLAAFINACWNDRYLARDLIPTYSAADLSWQMLESPDRSFHLAAYDGSQLVGCFLADRVRVRLNGQSVEGTQGSYLSVHPDYGARGVATRLINTLERLHRAHDLKFFLGYVNSSPTSSAYKFWSSFQRTFPKRYRTLGPVQFWMRFLKAGHMASELDNAAEAAGLKVLSLLQPAPAVRAGSPVRPFHSGDLAACHLLLDAEAQRHRLAQLWNAADLRHELAASPVSHTLVSSNGSGVQGFATSFHWPMKGRGRIPAEVIDLLLLHDLSAAGKRELLRSCVADIAARGAWVAVLPRPDFRDAATFLACGFVPVPNVCTLMTLFPSAELDWAGLDGSGLSGAGERGR, encoded by the coding sequence GTGATCGAAGTCCGGCCATTTTGCGGCGATCCTGCCGATCTCGCCGCCTTCATCAATGCCTGCTGGAATGATCGCTATCTCGCCCGCGACCTGATCCCCACCTACAGCGCCGCTGACCTGAGCTGGCAGATGCTGGAGTCTCCAGACAGGTCGTTTCATCTGGCGGCCTACGACGGCAGCCAACTGGTCGGCTGTTTTCTGGCCGACCGCGTACGGGTGCGGCTGAACGGGCAGTCGGTGGAAGGCACGCAGGGCAGCTATCTCAGCGTTCACCCCGACTACGGCGCACGCGGCGTGGCGACCCGGCTGATCAATACGCTGGAGCGCCTGCACCGCGCCCACGACCTGAAATTCTTTCTGGGCTACGTCAATTCCTCGCCCACGTCCAGCGCCTACAAATTCTGGTCGTCGTTTCAGCGCACCTTTCCGAAGCGCTACCGCACGCTGGGGCCGGTGCAGTTCTGGATGCGCTTTCTGAAGGCGGGCCACATGGCCTCAGAACTGGACAACGCGGCCGAGGCGGCAGGGCTGAAGGTGCTGTCGCTGCTTCAGCCCGCGCCCGCTGTTCGTGCCGGTTCGCCCGTCCGTCCGTTCCACTCCGGCGATCTGGCCGCCTGCCACCTGCTGCTTGATGCCGAGGCGCAGCGTCACCGTCTCGCGCAGCTCTGGAATGCCGCCGACCTGCGGCACGAACTCGCCGCGTCGCCTGTGTCGCACACCCTGGTTTCCTCGAACGGCAGCGGCGTGCAGGGGTTTGCCACCTCGTTCCACTGGCCCATGAAAGGCCGGGGCCGGATTCCCGCCGAGGTGATCGATCTGCTGCTGCTGCACGACCTTTCGGCGGCGGGAAAACGTGAGCTGCTGCGCTCGTGTGTGGCAGACATCGCGGCACGCGGAGCATGGGTCGCCGTGCTGCCGCGCCCCGATTTCCGCGACGCCGCCACCTTCCTGGCCTGCGGTTTCGTGCCGGTTCCAAATGTCTGCACCCTGATGACGCTGTTTCCCTCGGCAGAACTGGACTGGGCTGGCCTCGACGGTTCCGGCCTGAGCGGGGCGGGGGAGAGGGGGCGCTGA